A stretch of Lathyrus oleraceus cultivar Zhongwan6 chromosome 6, CAAS_Psat_ZW6_1.0, whole genome shotgun sequence DNA encodes these proteins:
- the LOC127098030 gene encoding gibberellin receptor GID1C → MAGSNQLNPSDSKMVVPLNMWVLISNFKLAYNLLRRPDGTFNRDLAEFLDRKVPANANPVDGVFSFDVIVDRETNLLTRIYRPVEGDESHVNIVDLEKPVTAEVVPVLMFFHGGSFAHSSANSAIYDTLCRRLVGICNAVVVSVNYRRAPENRYPCAYEDGWKALRWVSSRTWLQSKKDNKVQIYMVGDSSGGNIVHHVALKGMDSGIQVLGNILLNPLFGGEERTESEKRLDGRYFVRVKDRDWYWRAFLPEGEDRDHHACNPFGPNGQSLEGVVFPKSLVVVAGLDLVQDWQLGYAKGLEKAGQNVKLLFLEQATVGFYLLPNNEHFSALMDEIKHFVSSDC, encoded by the exons ATGGCTGGAAGTAACCAACTCAACCCTAGCGATTCAAAG ATGGTGGTTCCGTTGAACATGTGGGTTTTAATCTCGAATTTTAAGTTAGCATACAATCTTCTCCGTCGTCCTGATGGAACTTTCAACCGTGACTTGGCGGAGTTTCTTGATCGTAAAGTTCCGGCGAATGCAAACCCTGTGGATGGAGTGTTTTCTTTTGATGTGATTGTTGACAGGGAAACGAATCTCCTCACTCGAATTTACCGTCCTGTTGAGGGAGATGAAAGTCATGTGAACATTGTTGACCTTGAGAAGCCCGTCACTGCTGAGGTTGTACCTGTTCTTATGTTCTTCCATGGTGGAAGTTTTGCACATTCTTCAGCTAATAGTGCGATATATGATACTTTGTGTCGTCGATTGGTTGGTATTTGTAATGCTGTTGTTGTGTCTGTGAATTATAGGCGTGCACCTGAAAATAGGTACCCTTGTGCTTATGAAGATGGGTGGAAAGCTCTTAGATGGGTTAGTTCTAGAACTTGGCTGCAGAGTAAAAAGGATAACAAGGTTCAGATCTACATGGTTGGCGATAGCTCGGGCGGGAACATTGTGCACCATGTTGCTTTGAAGGGTATGGACTCTGGAATTCAGGTGTTGGGGAATATACTTCTCAACCCATTGTTTGGCGGGGAGGAAAGAACGGAATCTGAAAAGCGTCTCGATGGGAGGTACTTTGTTAGAGTGAAAGATAGAGACTGGTATTGGAGGGCTTTTCTTCCTGAAGGAGAAGACAGAGACCATCACGCGTGTAACCCTTTTGGTCCCAATGGTCAAAGCCTTGAAGGGGTTGTGTTTCCTAAGAGCCTTGTCGTGGTTGCTGGTTTGGATCTTGTTCAGGATTGGCAATTGGGGTATGCAAAAGGGCTTGAGAAAGCTGGACAAAACGTGAAGTTGCTCTTTCTGGAGCAAGCGACTGTCGGGTTTTACTTGCTTCCAAATAATGAACACTTCTCTGCTTTGATGGATGAGATAAAACATTTTGTGAGCTCTGACTGTTGA